GCCGCCGCGCCCCTGATGGCCGGGGTGTTCGCGCGACGCGGCAGCACGGCCCTGGTCGTGCGCGGCGACGACGGCCTGGACGAGATCACCACCACGACCACCACGACGGTGTGGGTGGTGTCGGACGGCACGGTCCGCGAGGACCGGATCGACCCTTCGGTCCTGGGCATCCCGACCGCCACCCCGGACGACCTGAAGGGCGGCGACGCGACCGTCAACGCCGAGGTCGTGCGCGAACTCGTCGGCGGCAAGCCCGGCCCGGTCCGGGACGCGGTCCTGCTCAACGCGGCCGGTGCCATCGCGGCGCACACCGGTTTCAGCGGCGACCTGCACACCGACCTGGCGACGGGCCTGACCAGGGCTGCCGAGGCCGTGGACTCCGGCGCGGCCGCCGAACTGCTGCGGCGCTGGGCGGCCCGGTCGACCGAGCTGAAGGCCGAACTGGCGGAATCCTGAGGTGTGGGCCACCTTTTTCACCGGCCGGTAACCACGAAGAGGGATGCTGTTCCCATGCTCTACACGGTGATGCGCCGGGTCGTGGCGCCCACGGCCCGGATGGTCTGGCGGCCGAAGGTCGAAGGTCTGGAGAACGTGCCGGCGGACGGGCCGGTGATCCTGGCTGCCAACCACCTGTCGTTCATCGACAGCATCGTGATCCCGATGGTGGTACCCCGCCGGGTGTACTTCCTGGCCAAGGCGCAGTACTTCGAGGGCAAGGGCCTCAAGGGCGCCCTGTCCCGGTACTTCTTCGGCTCGCTGGGGCACGTTCCGGTACGCCGGGGTGCCGGAAGGGCGGCACGGGCCTCGCTGGACACCGCAGCGTCCATCCTGGCCCGAGGGGACGCCTTCGCCATCTACCCCGAGGGGACGCGCTCCCTGGACGGCCGCCTGCACCGGGGCCGCACAGGCGTGGCGCGCATGGCGTTGGAGTCGGGCGCGCCAGTCGTCCCGGTGGGCATCGTGGGCACGGACCAGGTGCAGCCGGTGGACGCGAAGCTCCCTCGCATCCGTCCGGTGACCATTCGGTTCGGTGAGCCGCTGGACTTCTCGCGGTACGCCGGGATGCACGAGTCGCTGCCGGTGCTGCGATCGGTCACCGATGAGATCGTGTACCGGATCTTGGAACTGTCCGGGCAGGAGTACGTCGACCGGTACCAGAAGTCGGCCAGCCAGGAAGCCGGACTCGACGCCGCCTGAGCCACGCTTTTTCGCGCGCAGCGCGCTCCCGGCTTTTCGGCGCGCGCAGCGCGGCTTTTGTGTGTGGTGGTCTCAACCACAGGTGGAGGGCCTCGGTTCCCCCGCCGTATGGCCTGCCCGAAGGGCTACCACAGATTTGCCGGGGTGCAGCCGAAAGTTTTTGCGAGGAACGAGCAAAAAGTTTTAGCGGCACCCCGGGAAATCTGTGGTTGGCTCCGCCAGGCCATACGGCGGGGGAACCGACGCCCTTCACCCCCCGCTGGCGGCCTGCCGCGCGGCGAGCGCCGCTTTTCATCTTTTGATCTTAAGAGCGCGCAGCGCTCCCAAGAGCGCGAAGCGCGTTCGGCTTGAGAGCGAAGCGTTCCGGTTCAAAGCTCTTAAAAGCGAAAAGCGCCTCGCCGGCGGGCAGGCCACCAAAGATGACCCAACTGCCACTGCGGGGGCTTCTTGCTTTTGTCATCTCCGTATGGCCTGGCGGAGCCTACCACATTTTCCAGGGGTTGCCGCTAAAACTTTTGCTCGTTCCTCGCAAAACTTTCGGCTGCAACCCCTGGAAAATGTGGTAGCCCTTCGGGCAGGCCATACGGAGATGACAAAAGCAAGAAGCCCAAGTTGAGTTGTGTCCTCACCGGTGGACTGCCACCCGGCAAAGCGGGCGGACTGCCACCCGGCAAAGCGGGTGGACTGCCGACTCGCCGGCTTCGCCGGAGGCGCGTGCGCGCGAAAAGGGGCCGCCCCCGGCTGGGAGGCGGCCCCTTTTGGGGTTTGGGTCAGTCGTGGTTCGGGCCGGTGTGGTATTCGAAGACCAGGCCGCCGACCATGATCAGCACCAGGACGATGCCGACCACCAGCAGCCACACGTGCCAGAACGCCACCGCCACGCCGGAGACGGCCGCAGCCGCCGCCAGGCCCACCGGCCAGTACGAGCCCGGGCTGAAGAAGCCCAGTTCGCCGGCACCGTCCGAGACCTCGGCGTCCGCGTTGTCCTCCGGACGGACCTCGATGCGGCGGGCTACGAAGCGGAAGTAGGTGCCGACGATCAGGGCCAGGCCGCCGGTCAGGGCCAGGGCGACCACGCCGACGGGCTCGACGTGTCCGGTGTCGGCCCACGTCCAGTAGCCGTACACGACGGCCATCAGGAACGAGAATGCCATCACCAAGTCGAAAATGCGGGCTTCGACCTTCATCGCAGCGTCCTCCTACTTCCCGCCGCCGGACGCCTCGCGGACGGTCCGGTCGGTGTCGAAGGGCTTGGTCGTGACCGCGTACGGCGTGCACAGCTCGCCGCAGCCCAGCTCGGTGAGCGCCTCGGCGGCGCTGTAGGGCTGGCCCGTCTTCGGGTTGTTCTTCTCGCGCAGCGACATGTAGCGGTCGAACAGGGCCGGCTCCAGGGCGCGGACCTCGAAGTTCATCACCGCGTGGTAGACGCCGCACAGTTCCGCGCAGCGGCCCACGAACGAACCCGGTCGGTCGATCTTGGTGATCTCGAACGAGCTGTCCTGGTTGTTCTTCTGCGGCTTCGGGAAGACGTCCCGCTTGAAGTGGAACTCCGGCACGAAGAACGAGTGGATGACGTCGGTGGACTCCAGGTTGAACCGGATGGACCGGTCCGCCGGCAGCACCAGCAGCGGGACCTCGCCGGACGAGCCCACGGTGCTCACCGGGGTGTCGTCGCGGTCGGTCTTGTACTCGGGGTAGCGGAACTCCCAGTTCCACTGGAACGCGATCACGTCGACCGTCACGTCCGGCTCGGCGGACTTCTTGGTGACGTAGTTCTGGGTCACCGCGGTGAAGTAGAACAGCACCGCGACGATCACCGTCGGCACGACGATGAGGACGAGCTCGAGCGGCAGGTTGTAGGCCACCTGACGGGGCAGTTCCTCGCTCTTCTTGCGGTGGAACGCGACCGACCAGAGGATCAGCCCCCAGACGATCACACCGACCGCGAGCGCGGCGATGACCGACCAGGTCCACAGCTCGCGCATCCGCTCGGCCTGCGGCGTCACGGCCACCGGCCAGCCGAAGCGCAGCACCTCATCCGTGGAGCAACCCGTGGCCCCGACGCCGACCAGGCCGACCAGCCCGACGACCTTGGCCAGCCGCGCTGCCCTGGTGCCCTCCTTCAGGCCCACTGCTCGCCGCCTCCTCGTTGAAAGCTTCACCGCCGCCAGGAGGCGGCATCAAGACACGGGCGGGGGCGCAATTACGCCCATCGCCGGATCATGCGGGAGCGTAGCTCAGCACGGTGGGTCCCACCCCTTGGGGGGAGCCTCCCGGTGGTGCAGTTTCGGTCACACAAAGGCACCCCGGCATACTGGGTGCTTCTCCACACCCCACGAAAGGTGCGACGGCGTGTGCGGCCTGCTTGGACTGGTTTGCCCCGGCGAGAACGAAGCGCAGCAGGCGCGCTCGGCAGTGGCGCACGCGATGCGCTGCCAGCGCCACCGCGGCCCTGACGAGACGGGCACCTGGCAGGGCGGCGAGGTCGTCTTCGGCTTCAACCGCCTCGCCATCATCGACATCGAGCGCTCCCACCAGCCCCTGCACTGGGGTCCGCCGGAGGCGCCCGGCCGGTACACCATCAACTTCAACGGCGAGATCTACAACTACCTGGAGCTGCGCGCCGAGCTGACCAAGGAGTTCGGCACGGCGTTCGCCACCGACGGCGACACGGAGACCATCGTCGCCGCGTACCACCACTGGGGTCCCGCCGCCGTGGCCAAGCTGCGCGGCATGTTCGCGTTCCTGATCTGGGACAACCACCGCAAGGTCGTCTTCGGCGCGCGCGACCCGTTCGGCATCAAGCCGCTGTACTACGCGACCGGCCCCGGCGGGACGGCGTTCTCCAGCGAGAAGAAGTCGCTGCTGGAGCTGACGGGGGCGTTGGGCATCCGGCCCGAGGTCGACCGCAAGGCCCTCCAGCACTACCTGATCCTGCAGTACGTGCCGGAGCCGGAGTCGCTGCACACCCAGATCCACCGCGTCGAGTCGGGCACGTCGTTCACGCTGACCCCGGGCGGCCGCCCGGTGGCCGAGCGGTACTTCCCGGCCACCTTCCGCCCGCGGGCCGTGCACGGCGACGCCGACGCCAACCGCCTGTACGACGAGATCACCGAGGCCCTGCGCGACTCGGTCGCCAAGCACATGCGCGCGGACGTGACGGTCGGCTCGTTCCTGTCCGGCGGCATCGACTCCACGGTCGTGGCGGCGCTGGCCAAGGAGCACAACCCGGACCTCATCACGTTCACCACCGGGTTCGAGCGGTCGGGGTACTCGGAGATCGACGTGGCGGCCGAGTCGGCGGCGGCGATCGGCGTGAAGCACGTGGTCAAGGCCGTGACGGCGCAGGAGATGATGGACGCCCTGCCGCTCATCACGTGGTACCTGGACGACCCGGTGGCCGACCCCGCCCTGGTCCCGCTGTGGTTCATCGCCCGCGAGGCCCGCGAGCACGTGAAGGTCGTGCTGTCGGGTGAGGGCGCGGACGAGCTGTTCGGCGGCTACACGATCTACCGCGAGCCGCTGTCGTTGGCCCCGTTCGAGAAGGTCCCGGGCGCGCTGCGCAAGGCCATGGGCAAGGTCTCGACCAAGATCCCGCAGGGCGTGCGCGGCAAGGACCTGCTGCGCCGGGGCGCCCTGACCCTGGAGGAGCGCTACTACGGCAACGCCCGCATCTTCCTGGACGACCAGCTCCGGCAGGTGCTGCGGTCCTACGACCCGAACGTGTCGCACCAGGACGTGACGGCCCAGCCGTACCGCGAGTCGCAGGGCTGGGACCCGGTGACCCGGATGCAGCACGTGGACCTGTTCACGTGGTTGCGCGGCGACATCCTGGTCAAGGCCGACAAGATGACGATGGCCAACTCGCTGGAGCTGCGGGTGCCGTTCCTGGACCCGGAGGTCTTCCGGATCGCCTCGCAGGTGCCGTCCGAGCTGAAGCTGACCAAGGAGACGACCAAGCACGCCCTGCGCCGGGCCATCCGCGACATCGTGCCCGCGCACGTGCTGAACCGGCGCAAGCTCGGCTTCCCGGTGCCCATCCGGCACTGGCTGAAGGACGAGATGCACGACTGGGCGGTGGACCACGTGCGCCAGTCGCAGACCGACCAGTACATCGACAAGGACGCGGTGCTGCGGGTCATCGAGGAGCACCGGTCCGGGGTGGCCGACAACAGCCGCCGGATCTGGGCGCTGCTGGTGTTCATGATCTGGCACGGCATCTTCATCGAGGGCCGCATCCGCCCGGTCGTGCCGGAGCCGCACTACCCGGTCAAGCTCTGACGCAAGCCGCGCCGCGCACCCCGGGGTCGTCCGGGGTGCGCGGCGCGGTGTCAGGCGTGGGCCGCTTGCTCGTGGTGGGCGGGCCGCTTCTCCGCCATGATGACCTCGACGTCCCCGACCAGCCGGGTCAGGTGCGTCCGCGTCCGCTCCAACCCGGCGATGCGCTCGTCCACCGAGGTCAGCTCCTCCCGCAGCATCTCCAGCAGCGGCACGCAGCCCGCCTCGTCGGCCGGCAGCTCGACCTCCTCCCCCAGTGCGTGGGCGAGCACCAGCCGGACCAGGCGGACGTTCAGCCCCGAGGAGATCAGGCACCGCACGTTGCGCACCCGCTCGACGTCCTCCTCGTCGTACACCCGGTACCGGGACTCGGTCCGCCGCGGCTTGAGCAGTCCGTGCTGGTCGTAGTACCGCAGCATGCGCACCGTCGTGCCGGTCTTCTCCGCCAGTTCGCCGATCAGCACCCGTATTCCCTCCCGGCGGCAAAAGAGCCGACCACCACACAAGCTTGACCCTGACGTCAGTGTCACACTTTACCGTCGTCCCCGTGATCGCTCTCGTCTTGATGCTGTGCGCGTTCGCGGTGGGTACCTCGGAGTTCATCGTCGTCGGTGTGCTCCCCGAGGTCGCCGCGGACTTGGGGGTCGCGCTGCCGACCGCGGGCCTGCTGGTCACCGCATACGCAGTGTCCGTCGCCGTCGGCGGACCGGTGTTGACCGTGCTGACCGGGCGGCTGCCGCGCCGGTCCCTCCTGATCGCCGTCATGGCGCTCGCGTTCCTGGCCTCCACGGCCTCGGCGCTGGCGCCCAACTACGAACTGCTCATGGCCGCGCGCATGGTCGCGGCCCTCTCGCAAGGCCTGTTCTTCGCCGTCGCCTCGCAGGTCGCGGTGGCGGCGGTGGCGCCGGAGAAGCAGACCGCCGCCATCGCGAAGATCGTCAACGGGGTGGCGCTGTCGACCATCCTGGGCATCCCGGTCGGCACGCTGGTCGGCCAGAACTACGGGTGGCGCGGGTCGTTCGCCGTGGTCGCCACGCTGACGCTCATCGGGTTGGTCGGCGTCGTCCTCGGCGCGCCGAAGGTGGCGCACGAGCCCGACGCCGGGTTCCGCGCCAACATGTTCGCGTTCAGCCGCCGGACGGTGCTGTTCGGCCTGCTCACGACGGTCCTCGCGTTCACCGGCATGATCACCGCCTTCACCTACGTGGCCCCGGCGCTGCGGGACGTGACCGGGTTCAGCCCGGCGTGGGTGACGGGGGTGCTGCTGGTCTACGGCCTGGGCACGATGGTCGGCAGCACGATCGCCGGCCGCGTCCAGCCCTCGGCCATCGCGAAGGTCCTGCCGATCCCGCTGGCGGCGCTGACCGTGCTGCTGGTGGTGCAGGGCTTCCTGCTGGAGACCAAGGTGACGGCCGTCGTGGGGGTGTTCGTGCTGGGCGCCAGCGCGTTCGCGGCCGGTCCGCTGCTGCACACGTTCCTGATGGGCCAGGCCGGGTCGGCCGCGGGCCTGGTGGCCTCGGTGAACATCTCCGCGTTCAACGTGGCCGCCGCGTTCGGCCCGATGATCGGCGGCGCGGTCATCAGCGGCGGGTTCGGGCTCCAGTGGATCGCGGCCGTGGGGGCGGTGCCGGCGGTGCTGGGCGTGCTGGTGGCGTTGTTCCTCGGCCGCCTGGTGCGCCGGGGCCACGACCACTCGCAGCCCCTGGAACCGGCCCTGGCCACGGCCTGACCACCCGACCGCGGGAGACCTACCGGGCGGCTACCGCCCGGTAGGTCTTCTGTCAACCGGATTCCCGGCATACGGTCCGGGA
This DNA window, taken from Saccharothrix variisporea, encodes the following:
- a CDS encoding lysophospholipid acyltransferase family protein; the encoded protein is MLYTVMRRVVAPTARMVWRPKVEGLENVPADGPVILAANHLSFIDSIVIPMVVPRRVYFLAKAQYFEGKGLKGALSRYFFGSLGHVPVRRGAGRAARASLDTAASILARGDAFAIYPEGTRSLDGRLHRGRTGVARMALESGAPVVPVGIVGTDQVQPVDAKLPRIRPVTIRFGEPLDFSRYAGMHESLPVLRSVTDEIVYRILELSGQEYVDRYQKSASQEAGLDAA
- a CDS encoding cytochrome c oxidase subunit 4, encoding MKVEARIFDLVMAFSFLMAVVYGYWTWADTGHVEPVGVVALALTGGLALIVGTYFRFVARRIEVRPEDNADAEVSDGAGELGFFSPGSYWPVGLAAAAAVSGVAVAFWHVWLLVVGIVLVLIMVGGLVFEYHTGPNHD
- the coxB gene encoding cytochrome c oxidase subunit II, coding for MGLKEGTRAARLAKVVGLVGLVGVGATGCSTDEVLRFGWPVAVTPQAERMRELWTWSVIAALAVGVIVWGLILWSVAFHRKKSEELPRQVAYNLPLELVLIVVPTVIVAVLFYFTAVTQNYVTKKSAEPDVTVDVIAFQWNWEFRYPEYKTDRDDTPVSTVGSSGEVPLLVLPADRSIRFNLESTDVIHSFFVPEFHFKRDVFPKPQKNNQDSSFEITKIDRPGSFVGRCAELCGVYHAVMNFEVRALEPALFDRYMSLREKNNPKTGQPYSAAEALTELGCGELCTPYAVTTKPFDTDRTVREASGGGK
- the asnB gene encoding asparagine synthase (glutamine-hydrolyzing) — encoded protein: MCGLLGLVCPGENEAQQARSAVAHAMRCQRHRGPDETGTWQGGEVVFGFNRLAIIDIERSHQPLHWGPPEAPGRYTINFNGEIYNYLELRAELTKEFGTAFATDGDTETIVAAYHHWGPAAVAKLRGMFAFLIWDNHRKVVFGARDPFGIKPLYYATGPGGTAFSSEKKSLLELTGALGIRPEVDRKALQHYLILQYVPEPESLHTQIHRVESGTSFTLTPGGRPVAERYFPATFRPRAVHGDADANRLYDEITEALRDSVAKHMRADVTVGSFLSGGIDSTVVAALAKEHNPDLITFTTGFERSGYSEIDVAAESAAAIGVKHVVKAVTAQEMMDALPLITWYLDDPVADPALVPLWFIAREAREHVKVVLSGEGADELFGGYTIYREPLSLAPFEKVPGALRKAMGKVSTKIPQGVRGKDLLRRGALTLEERYYGNARIFLDDQLRQVLRSYDPNVSHQDVTAQPYRESQGWDPVTRMQHVDLFTWLRGDILVKADKMTMANSLELRVPFLDPEVFRIASQVPSELKLTKETTKHALRRAIRDIVPAHVLNRRKLGFPVPIRHWLKDEMHDWAVDHVRQSQTDQYIDKDAVLRVIEEHRSGVADNSRRIWALLVFMIWHGIFIEGRIRPVVPEPHYPVKL
- a CDS encoding MerR family transcriptional regulator translates to MLIGELAEKTGTTVRMLRYYDQHGLLKPRRTESRYRVYDEEDVERVRNVRCLISSGLNVRLVRLVLAHALGEEVELPADEAGCVPLLEMLREELTSVDERIAGLERTRTHLTRLVGDVEVIMAEKRPAHHEQAAHA
- a CDS encoding MFS transporter, with the protein product MIALVLMLCAFAVGTSEFIVVGVLPEVAADLGVALPTAGLLVTAYAVSVAVGGPVLTVLTGRLPRRSLLIAVMALAFLASTASALAPNYELLMAARMVAALSQGLFFAVASQVAVAAVAPEKQTAAIAKIVNGVALSTILGIPVGTLVGQNYGWRGSFAVVATLTLIGLVGVVLGAPKVAHEPDAGFRANMFAFSRRTVLFGLLTTVLAFTGMITAFTYVAPALRDVTGFSPAWVTGVLLVYGLGTMVGSTIAGRVQPSAIAKVLPIPLAALTVLLVVQGFLLETKVTAVVGVFVLGASAFAAGPLLHTFLMGQAGSAAGLVASVNISAFNVAAAFGPMIGGAVISGGFGLQWIAAVGAVPAVLGVLVALFLGRLVRRGHDHSQPLEPALATA